The genomic region GGAACGCGAGTCACGGATATTGCAATTTTGGTAGTGGCAGCAGATGATGGCGTTCAGCCGCAAACCAAAGAAGCCATCAGTCACGCCAAAGCGGCTGGCGTGCCGATTGTCGTTGCGATCAACAAAATTGATAAAGCCGAAGCAGAACCCGATCGCATTAAGCAAGAATTAACCGAACAGGAGTTAATCTCTGAAGAATGGGGGGGCGACACAATTATGGTTCCCGTCAGTGCGATTAACGGAGAAAACCTCGACTCTCTTTTGGAGATGATTCTGCTGGTTGCAGAAGTGGAACAACTTGAAGCCAATCCCAATCGCCTTGCCAAAGGAACCGTGATCGAGGCGAATTTGGATAAGGCAAAAGGGCCGGTGGCGACGCTTCTGGTTCAAAATGGAACGTTGCGCGTCGGCGATAGTATTGTTGCGGGATCTGCTTTTGGTAAGATCCGGGCAATGATTGGCGATCGCGGCGATCGCGTAGAAGTGGCAAGCCCCTCTTTTGCCGTTGAAATTTTGGGCTTAAACGATATTCCCGGCGCGGGAGACGAGTTCGAGGTCTTTGATAGCGAAAAAGTGGCCCGCACAACCGCAGACAAACGGGCGGCAACACAACGGGAAAGCCGCTTGCAGCGCGCGATGACCTCTCGCCGCGTAACCTTGAGCAGCTTGTCTGCCCAAGCCCAGGAAGGAGAACTCAAAGAACTCAATTTGGTGATCAAAACGGACGTACAAGGATCTCTCGAAGCCATCCTTTCCTCGCTCCAACAACTGCCCCAAAATGAAGTGCAGATTCGCATTATCTACGCTTCTCCAGGCGAAGTCACAGAAACGGATGTGGATCTCGCCGCCGCGAGTGGCGCGATCGTTGTCGGCTTTAATACCGCCCTCGCCAGTGGCGCTCGTCAAGCAGCCGATCGCGAAGGGGTTGATATTAACGAATACACGATCATCTACAACCTCCTAGATGAAATCCAGGCGGCAATGGAAGGTCTGCTCGAACCCGAACAGGTGGAAGAACCATTGGGAACGGTGGAAGTTCGCGCGGTATTCCCCGTTGGGAAAGGATCGGTTGCAGGCTGCTATGTGCTTTCTGGAAAAGTCGTGCGCAACAAGCGCATGCGCGTGCGCCGCGGCAAGGAAATTGTCTACGAGGGAACCGTTGATTCTCTCAAGCGGATGAAAGAGAACGAACAGGAGGTGAAAACGGGCTTTGAATGCGGTATTGGCGCGTCGAAGTTCAGCGATTGGAAAGTCGGCGATATCATTGAGGCGTACCAAATGGCGTTCAAGCGTCGCACCCTGTCCGCTAACTAAGTAAAGACAGCAAAAAACGAGGATGGTTTTCCTCGTTCTGCTCCCCTCTCACCTATCAATTACCCATGTCTTTTCGTTCAGAGCCGTTTTTGTGGATTCATCTCGCCGGGTTAGCGGTTTTACCGTTGTTTTTGGAGCTAACTTGGTTGGGATTGGCGATCGCGGAATCCCTCGTTCCCGTTTGGTTGGAGTTGATTTTACTCGCTATTGTGGGGATCGTTCCCATCGCTTGGATGCAGTGGCAAAAGCCTTTTGATATTTTCAGCTTGCTTTTTGTCGCCTTGCAACCCCAACAACTCACGTCCCAACAACGGCAAATTCTCCGCCTCTTCAAAACGCGCAAACATCGCGTCCTAACCCTTTTTGCAGTCTTAGCAATGGGGTGGGCGCTGTGGAAACTGGCTGTCTTTGCCCCCTTAGCCGCCCCAGCCGCCGCTCGGTTGACTCAATCGCGCGGATTGGGTTTGGGGTTAGCGATTGTGGGGTTTTTGGGAAGTAATTTGTTCTTGCAGGTTCCCATCAGCGTTTTGGGGGTGCTGCTGACGAGCAACGGACAATTTGAAGTAACCGAACCCCTAACTCCAGAAGAGGTTTCTCAATCCGTAACGGTTCTGGGTTTTCGGGTGGGTAACATTCTACCGACGGTCGCGAGCAACAATCTTTAATTTGCAACCTGGTTTACATAATTTAATAGGAAACTGGGCTATTCTTGGAATTAGAGTATAGATTAATATCAAAAACTGGAGGTTAACTGTGCCGAGTTCAATCCCAACTCAGTTTCCCCAAGATCGCGAGGTTTGGGAGAATTTGCAACGCGCGATCACGCAAAGTTCGGGTTTCCAACGCTGGCGACTCGAACAACAATTTGAAAATGCCCTACAAGCGCCCAACCTAGAAACCTTAGTCCGCCGCTATCTTAGAGAAACCCTCGAAACCTTAGCGTATTAGACGCGACATACTCCCGACGCTGATTCTACGAATACAGCACGACGGGGCGTACAAGCTCAAAAGGGCCAATCTGGCAATCCTCCCAAGACTCGATCGATTTGCCCTGCAATCTCAGCAATGCGGTCGCCATTAATATTAACGGTGGAAGTTGGGTAATTTTGGATTGCCTCTAGCAATGTTACCTTTCCATCGGGGAGAGCAGAGCTAACAATCGCAGCTCGGAGCGCTTGGCGACTAGTGCGAGTGCTGGGAGCTTGAATAATCTCCCCAATCCGATCGAGCAAAAACTCTCCTGGCAAACTATTGAGGACTCGATATAGGACAACCCCATCAATTTCCACCTCTTGGGTGAGAGCGCGCCGCAGTTCTTCGGGTTCTCTGTTTGCCATCTTCAAATAAGTTTTTAAAGAAGAAGATGCTTCTCCGGTTTCAGCGAGTTCTGCAAGGTCTGCCACGGCAATCGATTCCTGAAAAATACTGTAGCGCAGAACCACATGATCCGCAGCGCGCGATCGCGCGGCAGAAAACAAAACCACCGCACCAACGAATACCCCACCCATCCAATGCAATACACCTGACCGATTCTTTAACATTTCGATCTACCCATATCCTGTAAAATTCAGGGCGCAAAACGACCGTCGGGAAGCGTTGCACCGCTTAATTGAGCCGCAGACAAAGCACCGGGTTCGACCTTAGCGCCTCGTAAATCCGCACCGCGAAAATTGGCTCCCCCCAGATTAGCATTTCCCAGTTCTGCATCCCAAAATAATGCACCTCGCAAGTCCGCTTCCCCCAAATTTGCCTCAAGCAGTTTTGCGCGACTCAAATTCGCTCCCGTTAAAATTGCACGAGTGAAATTCGTGCGAACCAAGCTCGAAACTTGCAAATTCGCTCTGGTTAGGTTGGCTCCCGTGAGGTTGGCATACATTAAACTCGCTCCCGCCAAATTTGCGCCTTGGAGATTGGCATTTCTCAAATCCGCGCGACTCAAATCCGCTCCTGCTAAGTTTGCACCGCGCAAATCGGTATTACTCAAGCGAGCGTCAATCAGAACGACACTACTGAGATCGCAATGGGTACAGCGTCCTGTTTGCCGCAATCGTGCCAAGTGGGTGTTATTCCACGCCCTTGCAGTCGGAGAAAACCCGCACCAAACAAGGGGAATTAGGAAGAGGAACAAGGTTTTGTATTTTTTCTCGAACGGCTGACTCATATTGATTTGGGGAGACGGGTATTGCAGGAGTATTGACCCTCTCAAGAAAGTATAAGTTTCTTGATATCGCGCCAATTTCGATCGGCATTTTGTCCAACGTTCCACTTATATCGCAAGTTAGAGAGCTAACCCAGAAAGTAGTCTGGTTTCCTTCAGTCGATAGATGTTTCACCCCCCTCTACTTTGCCCTAATGAAAAAGAAGAAGCCAGCAGGGAGGAATACAACCAGAGGGACTTTTAAATCAATATAGGCTCCCTCCTTCTTCCGCAGTTGGGAGAGGTCAGAATGCCTTCAAGGAGATGGTGCAAAACCCCTTCCCTAGAAAATATTACAAGTTCTTTGGGATTGGACAAAATGCCATTCACAGCCATCCACGCTGGCGATAAACGACTAACCCGATATATTCTTTAATTGCCTTTGTCGTTCGTTCCAAGCGGTCGATTTCCGGTAGGAGATTGAGCAGTGTGCCTTGGGGAGTTGTACTGGGTTCTCCAATCAGTTGCTGGGTAACGAGAAAATCTGTGGGTGCGGGGATGGCATCGATCCCTTGGCGTTTGAAGATGAGAAAGGATCGCGGCATATGAATGGCAGAGGTGACGAGTAGAATTCGTTTGAAGTTACGCTCCTTCAAAATTTTCCCGACATTTACGGCGTTTTCGTAGGTGTTGAGGGAGTCGGGTTCTTGAATAATGGCAGAAGCAGGAACGCCAATATCCGTGAGAAAGATTTCTGTATCAGAAGCTTCGGAGGGCCCGCCCCCGCGCCATTGTACGCGCCCCCCAGAGGCGATAATGTAGGGGGCTTTTTTTTGTCGATAGAGGTGCGCGGCATAGAGCGCGCGATCGCCTTGCTCGCTGACTTCTACGGTTTGGCGGGGTGCTGAGATGGGTCTGAGAGAGCCGCCAAGGAGGACAATAGCATCTGCTTGGGGGAGTTCTCCTTGGGGAAGGTGTTTCCATTCAAGGGAGCGCACGAGGGTATTGCTAACCCAACCATTGCTGGCAACGAGGAGAATCATTAAGGCAAAGGCGACGGGAAATGCGGTCCAACGGGGTTTAAACCACAGCAAAACGAGAGAAAGCAAAAGTAGGATGCAACTCAATCCTAGGGGATATAAAAAGAGGGGGAGGAGTTTGGAGAGAAAGAGAAACACTTGAACCTCAATTTCAGCGTGTTGATGGACAAAGTTACGATCGAACTACCTCTATCTAGCCCCATTGTTGAGTTTTTTTCTCGAACGCGAGGAATTTAACTGTGCTGATTCGTTCGTTCGCCAGATTCACGCATGAGGACCCAGAATAATCATGAATTTGCATCCCAAGTGCCGAGATTCCCTGGTATAAATTCCTCAATTAATAAGGCTTCTGTCCCCGAAAATTACCAGGAGGATTGTAGTTGCAAACCCAAATCTCTTTATTATTTCCGCGCGCCATCCCGCACCCCACTTCCGTTGTATTTTGCCAGACGATTTGGGTGTAGTGACCGCAGACTTTTCCCGTTGCACAGCGATTGGTGGCATAGTTGTAGTCCCTCGCTTCGCTTCCCCACATTTCAACAACTCGTTGGGGACTAAATTGCTGACCGCCAGCAAAGGCTAAATTCTCGCCGTAGGAGGAGTTAGAGCGGTGTTCAAATTTATCCTCCCGCAGGAGTTTTTCTGCCCATTCTTGGGCGTAACTCGCCAGTTGCGGCGACCATCGCAGGGGAGCAACATTGACGTTTGCACGCAATTGGTTGTGTGCGGCGAGCATTTGCTCGACTCCTGTCGAACTGGAGAGATCGTAAACATTAGTCGCAATTCCCGCCTGTTGAGACTCCTTTAAGGAACGGACGCGATCGCGCGCTACACTTTGTTCGATACGATTATCCTCCAAATAGAGAACTTTATAGCGCTCTCCGCCATGACGACTCCAATTCCAACCCATCAAGCGAGCTTCGCGCCATTCACCGTCGCGCAAGACATAAACGGGTTTGCCATCTAGGGAGAAGGTCGGTTGCTGAGTCACGAGGGTTGAGGGACGACTATTGATTAAAGGGAGGAGGGTCGGATTTTGGGCGCAAGCCAAAGGGGTTAGAACCAAACCTAAACCCAGAACGGCGAAGGAAGCGGTTAATTTTTCGAGCATTTTGCAAGTTTTCATCCATAATCGGGGGTTTTAAAGCGTGGTAGTCGCACCCACGAACGATCGCAATTCATGGAAAACCCCGGTAAGGATGATATTTATTCTGTCCCTACGCGAGGATTGTCGGGTCGCCGGCTCGCGAATTTTTGCCTGCTGACCCTAAATGATGCACCCCGGCATAGACGAATATCGGAATACTGCAATCCAGTACTCGCATTATCAATTATGAAGCTTTTTGCGGCGTTTGTGTTTCGCGATTGCCCCAGTTCCTACAATACCAAACACCAATAACCCCAACCCAGTGCCGGGTTCGGGTACGGATTCAACGGTGAAGGAGCCAACGGTAACGCCGCCATCGCCATCGGAAACGCGCACCTTCACGTCGTATAAGCCCGGTTTAGCGAAGGAGAATTGACCGGATTGACCCATAAAGTCATCAAATAGACCGTCGCCATTCAAATCCCAGTCGAAGCTGAGTAGGTCGTTAATACCGGGGTCGGTGGCATCGGCAAAAAAGTCAAAGAGGGTATGGCGTTTGACTCTTAAGGGTTCGGTGAGTTGGGTAATGGTGGGTGCGACGTTCAGCACCGTGAGGGTTTGGTTAGCGAGATTGCTAAATGCACTGTCCTTGTCTTGGGATTGAGCAGTAAAAGTGAAGGTGCCTTCGTCGTTAAAAATCCCCAGGTTGTGGGTGGCATTGCGCGTGCCGGATAGCGTGCCATCTGTAGCAATATGAGCGCCGTTGAGGAAGAATGCCAGGGAATCGGCTCCAGGGTCGGTGGCCGAGAGAAAGGCGGTGGCGAGGTCGCCTTCGTTGATAACATTGCTCGATAGGCTGAAGTTGGTGAGGGTGGGGGCAACGTTCTCTACAATCAAATTTTGCGCGATCGCGTTACTGATTGCACCCGTGACATCCTGCGCTTGGGCGGTATAGGAATGTACCCCATTATCCGCAAAAAACCCTAAACCCGTCGCTACAGAGCGAGTTCCCGTCGTTCTGGGGTCGGTTCCCACAAAGCCGCCATTGAGGAAAAAGGAGAGGGGTTGGGGGTTGGGGTCGTTCGCCGATAAAAAGGCGGTTGCCGATTGTCCCTCAAAAATTCGGGGGATATTTAACCCAACCAGGGAAGGGGGAGTATTCGGGGGAACGGGCGGTGGAGGCGGCGGCGGAACGGGATTTCTCGGTCGAACGGGGTCAAAAGTTGTTCCACTATCGGTATCGGCAAGGAAACCCATATTTCCCCGGAATCCGCCATCCCAGAATAAGGAAAGTCGCCCAAACAAATCGCCGTTGGAGATGTCGATGGGAACGTCATAGTTGTGGCGGCTCGGACCAAGACCAAAGTCGGTTTCAAATGCCCACCCATCTGCCGAGCCAGGGGTTTGCCTCGGTCCCCTGACATCGGGGAAAATGTCAAAGACGGTATTGCCGGGAATGGCATCGATAATTAGCGCAGCAACGCTGCTTCCCCCGGAGTAACTGAAGTTCCAAGGATTATCAAAGGAACCGAAGGTATTGCCGGATTGCGTAAGGGCCCAACCGCTCCCAAATGCGCCCCCAGAAGAGCCTCCGGTTGCATTCCAAATGGCACTTTGGGACGTGCCATCAAAGAGGTTGACTGTGATTTGCATTCCTCCCATGTCCCCACCATCGGTTTCAAATCCGGTGAGGGTCGTTGCTTGAGCGGGAGCGGTTAAGGTGGCGAACAGCGTAAGAGTCGTCACACTGAGGAAGTGGGTTGGCGTTTTTTTCCAAAAGTCTTTCATAATTTCTCTACCTTGATGACGATAGGATCCACCCTGAAAGGATCGATTAATAAAGAAGGAATATGAGGTTTTGTTGGCGTTAAGAACTGTTCTGTTTTCGAGGGGTTAGTCGAAATGAACGAGTATTCTATGGACAGCTAAAAAACGAGCTGAGTGCAATAGAATAAAAAGTTTTTAACTTACAAAACTTTTATAGCGTTTCTCGATTGGTAAGGGACGGATTATTTTCCTGACATCTCAGCCTAGTGGTCTGTCAGTTTTCAGGTTGTGAGCCAAAAATCTCCCCGTATCACCCTTAGCTCGCAAAATCGAGATTGACTAACCCCTGGGTCGGTGTGCCTTACCCGACCGGGAATTACTATTGGTAATTGGAAAGGATCGATGTGCTGTTTAACTTAACAGCAGAAACTTAAGGGAGGATTAGTCCAATCTGAAAAGAAATCGGTTTTTACGCTAAAGCGCGATTGCGCTTCGATTGGCAATAAACCTTAAGATTACCATCACCTAAAGAAGAGAGATGTGTTTCAAAGACGCACCGGGAAAGGAGATGTTCCCTGAGAATGGATAAGCGACCCTTTCCGCTATCGGGTGTCAGCTCGTGCCGTAACGGATTGCTAGAAGTTTAGGTTTTCCTGGGGTGTTGCTCCGACAATGGGAGCGGGATTTTCTTCAGTTTGCCAATCATGAAATTCCATGTCATTTGCTTGACAAAGTTGCGGATCTGGTTCTTGAGTGACGACTTCTACAGTTGCAAATCCGGTGGTGGAAAGTAATTGACCCACTGCGAGTTCTGCACGTTGGTTCGCCTCTTCTAACAACCCTTTCTCGCAAGCAGTGGCAACAATTTTTTCGAGGGTTTCTCGCTGCGCTAAGGTTTGGAGTTGGGGTGCTGCGTCGGGTCCTAGGTTCAAAAATCCGCGATTGTAATCGTAAACCTGCGAGCGATTGACATCAATTTTGCTGTCAAGAATTTGCGGGGGGGGAAGTTGAATTTGAACGGATTCTTCGCTAACGGTGACATCTTCCGGGTTGAGTTGGCTCAAATCGACTCCTGCCCGAACTTCTCCGTGAGCAATGTAGAGCAAGGTGGTCGAA from Lusitaniella coriacea LEGE 07157 harbors:
- a CDS encoding low-complexity tail membrane protein, with protein sequence MSFRSEPFLWIHLAGLAVLPLFLELTWLGLAIAESLVPVWLELILLAIVGIVPIAWMQWQKPFDIFSLLFVALQPQQLTSQQRQILRLFKTRKHRVLTLFAVLAMGWALWKLAVFAPLAAPAAARLTQSRGLGLGLAIVGFLGSNLFLQVPISVLGVLLTSNGQFEVTEPLTPEEVSQSVTVLGFRVGNILPTVASNNL
- a CDS encoding alpha/beta hydrolase, producing MLKNRSGVLHWMGGVFVGAVVLFSAARSRAADHVVLRYSIFQESIAVADLAELAETGEASSSLKTYLKMANREPEELRRALTQEVEIDGVVLYRVLNSLPGEFLLDRIGEIIQAPSTRTSRQALRAAIVSSALPDGKVTLLEAIQNYPTSTVNINGDRIAEIAGQIDRVLGGLPDWPF
- a CDS encoding pentapeptide repeat-containing protein, producing MSQPFEKKYKTLFLFLIPLVWCGFSPTARAWNNTHLARLRQTGRCTHCDLSSVVLIDARLSNTDLRGANLAGADLSRADLRNANLQGANLAGASLMYANLTGANLTRANLQVSSLVRTNFTRAILTGANLSRAKLLEANLGEADLRGALFWDAELGNANLGGANFRGADLRGAKVEPGALSAAQLSGATLPDGRFAP
- a CDS encoding YdcF family protein, translated to MFLFLSKLLPLFLYPLGLSCILLLLSLVLLWFKPRWTAFPVAFALMILLVASNGWVSNTLVRSLEWKHLPQGELPQADAIVLLGGSLRPISAPRQTVEVSEQGDRALYAAHLYRQKKAPYIIASGGRVQWRGGGPSEASDTEIFLTDIGVPASAIIQEPDSLNTYENAVNVGKILKERNFKRILLVTSAIHMPRSFLIFKRQGIDAIPAPTDFLVTQQLIGEPSTTPQGTLLNLLPEIDRLERTTKAIKEYIGLVVYRQRGWL
- a CDS encoding pathogenesis-related family 1 protein, whose amino-acid sequence is MLEKLTASFAVLGLGLVLTPLACAQNPTLLPLINSRPSTLVTQQPTFSLDGKPVYVLRDGEWREARLMGWNWSRHGGERYKVLYLEDNRIEQSVARDRVRSLKESQQAGIATNVYDLSSSTGVEQMLAAHNQLRANVNVAPLRWSPQLASYAQEWAEKLLREDKFEHRSNSSYGENLAFAGGQQFSPQRVVEMWGSEARDYNYATNRCATGKVCGHYTQIVWQNTTEVGCGMARGNNKEIWVCNYNPPGNFRGQKPY
- a CDS encoding PKD domain-containing protein yields the protein MKDFWKKTPTHFLSVTTLTLFATLTAPAQATTLTGFETDGGDMGGMQITVNLFDGTSQSAIWNATGGSSGGAFGSGWALTQSGNTFGSFDNPWNFSYSGGSSVAALIIDAIPGNTVFDIFPDVRGPRQTPGSADGWAFETDFGLGPSRHNYDVPIDISNGDLFGRLSLFWDGGFRGNMGFLADTDSGTTFDPVRPRNPVPPPPPPPVPPNTPPSLVGLNIPRIFEGQSATAFLSANDPNPQPLSFFLNGGFVGTDPRTTGTRSVATGLGFFADNGVHSYTAQAQDVTGAISNAIAQNLIVENVAPTLTNFSLSSNVINEGDLATAFLSATDPGADSLAFFLNGAHIATDGTLSGTRNATHNLGIFNDEGTFTFTAQSQDKDSAFSNLANQTLTVLNVAPTITQLTEPLRVKRHTLFDFFADATDPGINDLLSFDWDLNGDGLFDDFMGQSGQFSFAKPGLYDVKVRVSDGDGGVTVGSFTVESVPEPGTGLGLLVFGIVGTGAIAKHKRRKKLHN
- a CDS encoding DUF4230 domain-containing protein, whose translation is MSDRSSKNPCTRIPLLLFKGITQIATGSLTIMALLALLGVWRTGNQFAQGIGSFFNASSARPEIDTSTLIIRQIRSASELTTAVFAMEAVVPTRKDRKLGKLVVGSTTLLYIAHGEVRAGVDLSQLNPEDVTVSEESVQIQLPPPQILDSKIDVNRSQVYDYNRGFLNLGPDAAPQLQTLAQRETLEKIVATACEKGLLEEANQRAELAVGQLLSTTGFATVEVVTQEPDPQLCQANDMEFHDWQTEENPAPIVGATPQENLNF